The following are encoded in a window of Panicum virgatum strain AP13 chromosome 5N, P.virgatum_v5, whole genome shotgun sequence genomic DNA:
- the LOC120674130 gene encoding ABC transporter B family member 4-like isoform X1: MVIMNFVYLAIGSGVASTLQVSCWTITGERQAARIRALYLKAILRQDITFFDMEMSTGQVVERMAGDTFLIQDAIGEKVGKSIQLLSTFIGGFIIAFVRGWLLALVMLSSIPPIAIAGAIVSKLMTRLSTRMQAKYGDAGNVVEQTLGAIRTVVSFNSEKQAITTYNKFIRKAYESALQEGAVNGLGLGSVMAVLFCSYGLAVWYGSRLIVERGYNGGMIISVIMAVMIGAMSLGQATPSVTAFAEGQGAAYRMFKIIDRKPDIDIYDTTGIILEDIKGDVELKDVYFSYPTRSEHLVFDGFSLRIPSGTTMALVGESGSGKSTVISLVERFYDPQAGEVLIDGVDIRRMKLGWIRGKISLVSQEPVLFSTTIKENIAYGMENLTFDEINRATELANAAKFIDKLPNGLDTMVGERGTQLSGGQKQRIAIARAIIKNPRILLLDEATSALDMESERVVQEALNRIMLERTTIIVAHRLSTVRNADVISVLQHGKMVEQGSHVELMKVPGGAYSQLVHLQETRQAEESSNVDPDMILTNGSGSRSINNKARSQSISRRSVSKGSSSFGHSGRHSFPAPLGLPDPMEFSEAPDVEETRDKMTSTPKKAPVGRLFYLNKPEAFVLALGSITAAMHGVIFPIYGTLISTAIKVFYEPPAELLKDSRFWASMFVVLGACAFILIPIEYFLFGLAGGKLVERVRSLTFQSVMRQEINWFDKPEHSSGSIGARLSTDALNVKRLVGDNLAMNVQTLSTVISGFTIAMVANWKLALIITVVVPLVGFQGYAQMKFLKGLNKNAKLKYEEASQVASDAVGGIRTVAAFSAEKKVMEAYEKKCEYPIKQGIREGVVGGLGFGFSFLAFYFTYALCFYVGAKFVQQGTATFPEVFRVFFVLVLATSGISRTSAVGADSTKANDAAASVFEILDRKSKIDYSSEEGVIITNLRGDIDFQNVCFKYPSRPNVQIFKDLSLSIPSGKTVALVGESGSGKSTVIALLERFYDADSGKILFDDVELHALKVSWLRQQVGLVAQEPVLFNDTIRANIAYGKQGEASEEEIVAAAEAANAHQFISALPDGYNTIVGERGIQLSGGQKQRVAIARAIIKDPKVLLLDEATSALDAESERVVQEALDQVMVGRTTVVVAHRLSTIRGADIIAVLKNGAVAEKGKHEELMRIKGGTYASLVELSSSSA, from the exons ATG GTGATCATGAACTTTGTCTACCTTGCCATCGGATCAGGGGTTGCTTCAACACTTC AGGTATCTTGTTGGACAATAACTGGAGAAAGGCAAGCAGCACGAATCAGAGCCTTGTACCTTAAGGCGATTCTGAGACAGGATATCACATTTTTTGACATGGAGATGAGCACTGGCCAAGTCGTCGAGAGGATGGCAGGAGACACATTCCTCATTCAAGATGCCATTGGAGAAAAG GTTGGAAAGTCCATACAACTCCTTTCTACTTTCATTGGTGGCTTCATTATTGCATTTGTGAGAGGGTGGCTCTTAGCCCTTGTTATGCTCTCAAGCATTCCTCCAATTGCAATTGCTGGTGCGATTGTATCAAAGCTTATGACAAGACTCTCCACCCGCATGCAAGCAAAATATGGTGATGCTGGCAATGTTGTTGAACAAACACTTGGAGCCATTAGAACG GTTGTTTCATTCAATAGTGAGAAGCAGGCTATAACGACATATAACAAGTTCATAAGAAAAGCATATGAATCTGCTCTACAAGAAGGTGCTGTAAATGGACTTGGATTGGGTTCTGTAATGGCAGTCTTATTTTGCAGTTATGGTTTAGCAGTTTGGTATGGATCTAGATTGATAGTTGAGCGAGGATACAATGGTGGCATGATTATTTCGGTCATAATGGCTGTCATGATCGGAGCAAT GTCCTTAGGTCAGGCAACTCCATCCGTGACCGCTTTTGCAGAAGGTCAAGGGGCAGCATATAGAATGTTCAAGATAATTGATCGGAAACCAGATATTGATATATATGATACCACAGGTATTATATTGGAGGACATAAAGGGTGATGTTGAACTGAAGGATGTGTACTTCAGCTATCCTACCAGATCTGAACATTTGGTATTTGATGGATTCTCATTGCGCATACCAAGTGGTACAACTATGGCCCTAGTTGGGGAAAGCGGCAGTGGGAAGTCAACAGTGATCAGTTTGGTGGAGAGGTTCTATGATCCGCAGGCTGGAGAAGTTTTGATTGATGGTGTTGACATCAGAAGAATGAAGCTTGGATGGATACGAGGAAAAATTAGTCTTGTCAGCCAAGAACCAGTGTTGTTCTCAACTACAATCAAGGAAAACATTGCTTATGGGATGGAAAATCTAACATTTGATGAGATCAATAGAGCAACCGAGCTTGCAAATGCTGCTAAATTCATTGATAAGCTGCCAAAT GGTCTTGACACAATGGTTGGGGAACGTGGAACTCAACTGTCTGGAGGGCAGAAACAAAGAATAGCAATTGCTAGAGCAATCATAAAGAACCCTAGGATCTTACTACTTGATGAAGCAACCAGCGCATTGGATATGGAATCTGAGAGGGTAGTTCAAGAAGCATTGAATAGGATAATGTTAGAAAGGACTACAATTATCGTTGCTCATCGCCTAAGCACAGTGAGGAATGCTGATGTGATATCCGTCCTACAACATGGGAAGATGGTGGAACAAG GTTCGCATGTAGAATTGATGAAGGTACCTGGAGGTGCTTACTCTCAGCTAGTACATCTGCAAGAGACTCGGCAAGCGGAAGAATCTTCTAATGTCGACCCTGATATGATACTAACAAATGGTTCTGGCTCCAGATCTATTAATAACAAAGCAAGAAGCCAAAGTATCTCCAGGAGATCAGTTAGTAAAGGATCTTCCTCTTTTGGGCATAGTGGTAGGCACTCTTTCCCTGCTCCACTTGGCCTTCCTGATCCAATGGAATTCAGTGAAGCTCCTGATGTAGAGGAGACTAGAGACAAAATGACCAGTACTCCAAAGAAAGCTCCAGTTGGTAGACTCTTCTATCTGAACAAACCAGAAGCTTTTGTGCTTGCACTTGGTTCCATAACTGCTGCGATGCATGGAGTCATTTTTCCAATATATGGAACATTGATTTCAACAGCGATAAAAGTGTTTTATGAGCCACCAGCAGAACTACTGAAGGATTCCAGGTTCTGGGCAAGCATGTTTGTTGTGCTAGGTGCTTGTGCCTTTATTCTGATTCCGATAGAATACTTCCTGTTTGGATTAGCTGGTGGGAAGCTTGTGGAGCGCGTACGGTCACTGACATTTCAGAGTGTGATGCGTCAAGAGATCAACTGGTTTGATAAACCAGAACATTCGAG TGGATCAATTGGTGCAAGACTATCAACTGATGCTCTGAATGTTAAGCGACTTGTTGGGGACAATTTAGCAATGAATGTCCAGACTCTTTCAACTGTCATATCAGGCTTCACAATAGCAATGGTGGCAAACTGGAAGTTGGCACTGATTATCACTGTGGTGGTTCCTTTAGTTGGTTTCCAAGGCTATGCTCAAATGAAGTTCCTGAAAGGTCTCAATAAAAATGCAAAG TTGAAGTATGAAGAAGCAAGTCAAGTAGCAAGTGATGCAGTTGGTGGCATCAGAACTGTGGCGGCATTTTCTGCTGAGAAGAAGGTGATGGAGGCCTATGAGAAGAAATGTGAATATCCAATAAAGCAAGGAATAAGGGAAGGTGTCGTTGGTGGCTTGGGGTTTGGATTCTCATTCCTCGCCTTCTACTTTACATATGCTCTGTGCTTCTATGTTGGTGCCAAGTTTGTTCAGCAAGGAACGGCTACATTTCCTGAAGTGTTTAGG GTCTTTTTCGTATTAGTTTTAGCAACAAGTGGAATCTCACGAACAAGTGCAGTTGGTGCCGACAGCACCAAGGCTAATGATGCGGCTGCATCAGTCTTCGAAATTCTTGATCGTAAATCCAAGATCGATTACAGCAGTGAGGAAGGTGTGATTATCACAAATTTGAGGGGTGACATTGATTTCCAGAATGTGTGCTTCAAGTATCCGTCACGaccaaatgttcaaatcttCAAGGATCTATCATTGAGCATTCCTTCTGGAAAG ACTGTTGCACTAGTTGGGGAGAGTGGGAGTGGGAAGTCCACAGTGATTGCACTACTCGAAAGGTTCTATGACGCGGACTCCGGTAAGATCCTCTTCGACGATGTGGAACTTCATGCCCTAAAAGTTAGCTGGCTTAGGCAGCAAGTCGGGCTAGTTGCCCAAGAGCCAGTGCTGTTCAATGACACCATCCGTGCCAACATAGCTTATGGGAAGCAAGGGGAAGCATCTGAAGAGGAGAtcgttgctgctgctgaagcAGCCAATGCACATCAGTTCATCTCCGCATTGCCAGACGGGTACAACACCATTGTCGGGGAAAGAGGCATCCAATTGTCAGGTGGGCAGAAGCAGCGTGTTGCCATTGCGAGGGCCATCATAAAGGACCCCAAGGTGCTGCTGCTGGATGAGGCAACAAGCGCGCTAGACGCGGAGTCAGAGCGAGTGGTGCAGGAGGCTCTGGACCAGGTTATGGTCGGTAGAACGACCGTGGTGGTGGCACATCGTTTATCAACGATCAGAGGTGCAGACATCATAGCTGTACTGAAGAACGGGGCTGTAGCGGAGAAAGGCAAGCACGAAGAGTTGATGCGGATAAAGGGTGGAACCTACGCTTCGCTTGTTGAGCTAAGCTCTAGTTCTGCATGA
- the LOC120674130 gene encoding ABC transporter B family member 4-like isoform X2: protein MVIMNFVYLAIGSGVASTLQVSCWTITGERQAARIRALYLKAILRQDITFFDMEMSTGQVVERMAGDTFLIQDAIGEKVGKSIQLLSTFIGGFIIAFVRGWLLALVMLSSIPPIAIAGAIVSKLMTRLSTRMQAKYGDAGNVVEQTLGAIRTVVSFNSEKQAITTYNKFIRKAYESALQEGAVNGLGLGSVMAVLFCSYGLAVWYGSRLIVERGYNGGMIISVIMAVMIGAMSLGQATPSVTAFAEGQGAAYRMFKIIDRKPDIDIYDTTGIILEDIKGDVELKDVYFSYPTRSEHLVFDGFSLRIPSGTTMALVGESGSGKSTVISLVERFYDPQAGEVLIDGVDIRRMKLGWIRGKISLVSQEPVLFSTTIKENIAYGMENLTFDEINRATELANAAKFIDKLPNGLDTMVGERGTQLSGGQKQRIAIARAIIKNPRILLLDEATSALDMESERVVQEALNRIMLERTTIIVAHRLSTVRNADVISVLQHGKMVEQGSHVELMKVPGGAYSQLVHLQETRQAEESSNVDPDMILTNGSGSRSINNKARSQSISRRSVSKGSSSFGHSGRHSFPAPLGLPDPMEFSEAPDVEETRDKMTSTPKKAPVGRLFYLNKPEAFVLALGSITAAMHGVIFPIYGTLISTAIKVFYEPPAELLKDSRFWASMFVVLGACAFILIPIEYFLFGLAGGKLVERVRSLTFQSVMRQEINWFDKPEHSSGSIGARLSTDALNVKRLVGDNLAMNVQTLSTVISGFTIAMVANWKLALIITVVVPLVGFQGYAQMKFLKGLNKNAKLKYEEASQVASDAVGGIRTVAAFSAEKKVMEAYEKKCEYPIKQGIREGVVGGLGFGFSFLAFYFTYALCFYVGAKFVQQGTATFPEVFRVFFVLVLATSGISRTSAVGADSTKANDAAASVFEILDRKSKIDYSSEEGVIITNLRGDIDFQNVCFKYPSRPNVQIFKDLSLSIPSDCCTSWGEWEWEVHSDCTTRKVL, encoded by the exons ATG GTGATCATGAACTTTGTCTACCTTGCCATCGGATCAGGGGTTGCTTCAACACTTC AGGTATCTTGTTGGACAATAACTGGAGAAAGGCAAGCAGCACGAATCAGAGCCTTGTACCTTAAGGCGATTCTGAGACAGGATATCACATTTTTTGACATGGAGATGAGCACTGGCCAAGTCGTCGAGAGGATGGCAGGAGACACATTCCTCATTCAAGATGCCATTGGAGAAAAG GTTGGAAAGTCCATACAACTCCTTTCTACTTTCATTGGTGGCTTCATTATTGCATTTGTGAGAGGGTGGCTCTTAGCCCTTGTTATGCTCTCAAGCATTCCTCCAATTGCAATTGCTGGTGCGATTGTATCAAAGCTTATGACAAGACTCTCCACCCGCATGCAAGCAAAATATGGTGATGCTGGCAATGTTGTTGAACAAACACTTGGAGCCATTAGAACG GTTGTTTCATTCAATAGTGAGAAGCAGGCTATAACGACATATAACAAGTTCATAAGAAAAGCATATGAATCTGCTCTACAAGAAGGTGCTGTAAATGGACTTGGATTGGGTTCTGTAATGGCAGTCTTATTTTGCAGTTATGGTTTAGCAGTTTGGTATGGATCTAGATTGATAGTTGAGCGAGGATACAATGGTGGCATGATTATTTCGGTCATAATGGCTGTCATGATCGGAGCAAT GTCCTTAGGTCAGGCAACTCCATCCGTGACCGCTTTTGCAGAAGGTCAAGGGGCAGCATATAGAATGTTCAAGATAATTGATCGGAAACCAGATATTGATATATATGATACCACAGGTATTATATTGGAGGACATAAAGGGTGATGTTGAACTGAAGGATGTGTACTTCAGCTATCCTACCAGATCTGAACATTTGGTATTTGATGGATTCTCATTGCGCATACCAAGTGGTACAACTATGGCCCTAGTTGGGGAAAGCGGCAGTGGGAAGTCAACAGTGATCAGTTTGGTGGAGAGGTTCTATGATCCGCAGGCTGGAGAAGTTTTGATTGATGGTGTTGACATCAGAAGAATGAAGCTTGGATGGATACGAGGAAAAATTAGTCTTGTCAGCCAAGAACCAGTGTTGTTCTCAACTACAATCAAGGAAAACATTGCTTATGGGATGGAAAATCTAACATTTGATGAGATCAATAGAGCAACCGAGCTTGCAAATGCTGCTAAATTCATTGATAAGCTGCCAAAT GGTCTTGACACAATGGTTGGGGAACGTGGAACTCAACTGTCTGGAGGGCAGAAACAAAGAATAGCAATTGCTAGAGCAATCATAAAGAACCCTAGGATCTTACTACTTGATGAAGCAACCAGCGCATTGGATATGGAATCTGAGAGGGTAGTTCAAGAAGCATTGAATAGGATAATGTTAGAAAGGACTACAATTATCGTTGCTCATCGCCTAAGCACAGTGAGGAATGCTGATGTGATATCCGTCCTACAACATGGGAAGATGGTGGAACAAG GTTCGCATGTAGAATTGATGAAGGTACCTGGAGGTGCTTACTCTCAGCTAGTACATCTGCAAGAGACTCGGCAAGCGGAAGAATCTTCTAATGTCGACCCTGATATGATACTAACAAATGGTTCTGGCTCCAGATCTATTAATAACAAAGCAAGAAGCCAAAGTATCTCCAGGAGATCAGTTAGTAAAGGATCTTCCTCTTTTGGGCATAGTGGTAGGCACTCTTTCCCTGCTCCACTTGGCCTTCCTGATCCAATGGAATTCAGTGAAGCTCCTGATGTAGAGGAGACTAGAGACAAAATGACCAGTACTCCAAAGAAAGCTCCAGTTGGTAGACTCTTCTATCTGAACAAACCAGAAGCTTTTGTGCTTGCACTTGGTTCCATAACTGCTGCGATGCATGGAGTCATTTTTCCAATATATGGAACATTGATTTCAACAGCGATAAAAGTGTTTTATGAGCCACCAGCAGAACTACTGAAGGATTCCAGGTTCTGGGCAAGCATGTTTGTTGTGCTAGGTGCTTGTGCCTTTATTCTGATTCCGATAGAATACTTCCTGTTTGGATTAGCTGGTGGGAAGCTTGTGGAGCGCGTACGGTCACTGACATTTCAGAGTGTGATGCGTCAAGAGATCAACTGGTTTGATAAACCAGAACATTCGAG TGGATCAATTGGTGCAAGACTATCAACTGATGCTCTGAATGTTAAGCGACTTGTTGGGGACAATTTAGCAATGAATGTCCAGACTCTTTCAACTGTCATATCAGGCTTCACAATAGCAATGGTGGCAAACTGGAAGTTGGCACTGATTATCACTGTGGTGGTTCCTTTAGTTGGTTTCCAAGGCTATGCTCAAATGAAGTTCCTGAAAGGTCTCAATAAAAATGCAAAG TTGAAGTATGAAGAAGCAAGTCAAGTAGCAAGTGATGCAGTTGGTGGCATCAGAACTGTGGCGGCATTTTCTGCTGAGAAGAAGGTGATGGAGGCCTATGAGAAGAAATGTGAATATCCAATAAAGCAAGGAATAAGGGAAGGTGTCGTTGGTGGCTTGGGGTTTGGATTCTCATTCCTCGCCTTCTACTTTACATATGCTCTGTGCTTCTATGTTGGTGCCAAGTTTGTTCAGCAAGGAACGGCTACATTTCCTGAAGTGTTTAGG GTCTTTTTCGTATTAGTTTTAGCAACAAGTGGAATCTCACGAACAAGTGCAGTTGGTGCCGACAGCACCAAGGCTAATGATGCGGCTGCATCAGTCTTCGAAATTCTTGATCGTAAATCCAAGATCGATTACAGCAGTGAGGAAGGTGTGATTATCACAAATTTGAGGGGTGACATTGATTTCCAGAATGTGTGCTTCAAGTATCCGTCACGaccaaatgttcaaatcttCAAGGATCTATCATTGAGCATTCCTTCTG ACTGTTGCACTAGTTGGGGAGAGTGGGAGTGGGAAGTCCACAGTGATTGCACTACTCGAAAGGTTCTATGA
- the LOC120674130 gene encoding ABC transporter B family member 11-like isoform X3, giving the protein MGGRRGEGAEFDRSGRVGNDDDAAGDGGGGGRVVAGPTKPQAAMTAGRVPLHRLFAFADRTDALLMAVGTLAAVANGMAQPLMTFIFGDVIDAFGSAESSNRVVHRVVKVIMNFVYLAIGSGVASTLQVSCWTITGERQAARIRALYLKAILRQDITFFDMEMSTGQVVERMAGDTFLIQDAIGEKVGKSIQLLSTFIGGFIIAFVRGWLLALVMLSSIPPIAIAGAIVSKLMTRLSTRMQAKYGDAGNVVEQTLGAIRTVVSFNSEKQAITTYNKFIRKAYESALQEGAVNGLGLGSVMAVLFCSYGLAVWYGSRLIVERGYNGGMIISVIMAVMIGAMSLGQATPSVTAFAEGQGAAYRMFKIIDRKPDIDIYDTTGIILEDIKGDVELKDVYFSYPTRSEHLVFDGFSLRIPSGTTMALVGESGSGKSTVISLVERFYDPQAGEVLIDGVDIRRMKLGWIRGKISLVSQEPVLFSTTIKENIAYGMENLTFDEINRATELANAAKFIDKLPNGLDTMVGERGTQLSGGQKQRIAIARAIIKNPRILLLDEATSALDMESERVVQEALNRIMLERTTIIVAHRLSTVRNADVISVLQHGKMVEQGSHVELMKVPGGAYSQLVHLQETRQAEESSNVDPDMILTNGSGSRSINNKARSQSISRRSVSKGSSSFGHSGRHSFPAPLGLPDPMEFSEAPDVEETRDKMTSTPKKAPVGRLFYLNKPEAFVLALGSITAAMHGVIFPIYGTLISTAIKVFYEPPAELLKDSRFWASMFVVLGACAFILIPIEYFLFGLAGGKLVERVRSLTFQSVMRQEINWFDKPEHSSGSIGARLSTDALNVKRLVGDNLAMNVQTLSTVISGFTIAMVANWKLALIITVVVPLVGFQGYAQMKFLKGLNKNAKLKYEEASQVASDAVGGIRTVAAFSAEKKVMEAYEKKCEYPIKQGIREGVVGGLGFGFSFLAFYFTYALCFYVGAKFVQQGTATFPEVFRVFFVLVLATSGISRTSAVGADSTKANDAAASVFEILDRKSKIDYSSEEGVIITNLRGDIDFQNVCFKYPSRPNVQIFKDLSLSIPSGKTVALVGESGSGKSTVIALLERFYDADSGKILFDDVELHALKVSWLRQQVGLVAQEPVLFNDTIRANIAYGKQGEASEEEIVAAAEAANAHQFISALPDGYNTIVGERGIQLSGGQKQRVAIARAIIKDPKVLLLDEATSALDAESERVVQEALDQVMVGRTTVVVAHRLSTIRGADIIAVLKNGAVAEKGKHEELMRIKGGTYASLVELSSSSA; this is encoded by the exons GTGATCATGAACTTTGTCTACCTTGCCATCGGATCAGGGGTTGCTTCAACACTTC AGGTATCTTGTTGGACAATAACTGGAGAAAGGCAAGCAGCACGAATCAGAGCCTTGTACCTTAAGGCGATTCTGAGACAGGATATCACATTTTTTGACATGGAGATGAGCACTGGCCAAGTCGTCGAGAGGATGGCAGGAGACACATTCCTCATTCAAGATGCCATTGGAGAAAAG GTTGGAAAGTCCATACAACTCCTTTCTACTTTCATTGGTGGCTTCATTATTGCATTTGTGAGAGGGTGGCTCTTAGCCCTTGTTATGCTCTCAAGCATTCCTCCAATTGCAATTGCTGGTGCGATTGTATCAAAGCTTATGACAAGACTCTCCACCCGCATGCAAGCAAAATATGGTGATGCTGGCAATGTTGTTGAACAAACACTTGGAGCCATTAGAACG GTTGTTTCATTCAATAGTGAGAAGCAGGCTATAACGACATATAACAAGTTCATAAGAAAAGCATATGAATCTGCTCTACAAGAAGGTGCTGTAAATGGACTTGGATTGGGTTCTGTAATGGCAGTCTTATTTTGCAGTTATGGTTTAGCAGTTTGGTATGGATCTAGATTGATAGTTGAGCGAGGATACAATGGTGGCATGATTATTTCGGTCATAATGGCTGTCATGATCGGAGCAAT GTCCTTAGGTCAGGCAACTCCATCCGTGACCGCTTTTGCAGAAGGTCAAGGGGCAGCATATAGAATGTTCAAGATAATTGATCGGAAACCAGATATTGATATATATGATACCACAGGTATTATATTGGAGGACATAAAGGGTGATGTTGAACTGAAGGATGTGTACTTCAGCTATCCTACCAGATCTGAACATTTGGTATTTGATGGATTCTCATTGCGCATACCAAGTGGTACAACTATGGCCCTAGTTGGGGAAAGCGGCAGTGGGAAGTCAACAGTGATCAGTTTGGTGGAGAGGTTCTATGATCCGCAGGCTGGAGAAGTTTTGATTGATGGTGTTGACATCAGAAGAATGAAGCTTGGATGGATACGAGGAAAAATTAGTCTTGTCAGCCAAGAACCAGTGTTGTTCTCAACTACAATCAAGGAAAACATTGCTTATGGGATGGAAAATCTAACATTTGATGAGATCAATAGAGCAACCGAGCTTGCAAATGCTGCTAAATTCATTGATAAGCTGCCAAAT GGTCTTGACACAATGGTTGGGGAACGTGGAACTCAACTGTCTGGAGGGCAGAAACAAAGAATAGCAATTGCTAGAGCAATCATAAAGAACCCTAGGATCTTACTACTTGATGAAGCAACCAGCGCATTGGATATGGAATCTGAGAGGGTAGTTCAAGAAGCATTGAATAGGATAATGTTAGAAAGGACTACAATTATCGTTGCTCATCGCCTAAGCACAGTGAGGAATGCTGATGTGATATCCGTCCTACAACATGGGAAGATGGTGGAACAAG GTTCGCATGTAGAATTGATGAAGGTACCTGGAGGTGCTTACTCTCAGCTAGTACATCTGCAAGAGACTCGGCAAGCGGAAGAATCTTCTAATGTCGACCCTGATATGATACTAACAAATGGTTCTGGCTCCAGATCTATTAATAACAAAGCAAGAAGCCAAAGTATCTCCAGGAGATCAGTTAGTAAAGGATCTTCCTCTTTTGGGCATAGTGGTAGGCACTCTTTCCCTGCTCCACTTGGCCTTCCTGATCCAATGGAATTCAGTGAAGCTCCTGATGTAGAGGAGACTAGAGACAAAATGACCAGTACTCCAAAGAAAGCTCCAGTTGGTAGACTCTTCTATCTGAACAAACCAGAAGCTTTTGTGCTTGCACTTGGTTCCATAACTGCTGCGATGCATGGAGTCATTTTTCCAATATATGGAACATTGATTTCAACAGCGATAAAAGTGTTTTATGAGCCACCAGCAGAACTACTGAAGGATTCCAGGTTCTGGGCAAGCATGTTTGTTGTGCTAGGTGCTTGTGCCTTTATTCTGATTCCGATAGAATACTTCCTGTTTGGATTAGCTGGTGGGAAGCTTGTGGAGCGCGTACGGTCACTGACATTTCAGAGTGTGATGCGTCAAGAGATCAACTGGTTTGATAAACCAGAACATTCGAG TGGATCAATTGGTGCAAGACTATCAACTGATGCTCTGAATGTTAAGCGACTTGTTGGGGACAATTTAGCAATGAATGTCCAGACTCTTTCAACTGTCATATCAGGCTTCACAATAGCAATGGTGGCAAACTGGAAGTTGGCACTGATTATCACTGTGGTGGTTCCTTTAGTTGGTTTCCAAGGCTATGCTCAAATGAAGTTCCTGAAAGGTCTCAATAAAAATGCAAAG TTGAAGTATGAAGAAGCAAGTCAAGTAGCAAGTGATGCAGTTGGTGGCATCAGAACTGTGGCGGCATTTTCTGCTGAGAAGAAGGTGATGGAGGCCTATGAGAAGAAATGTGAATATCCAATAAAGCAAGGAATAAGGGAAGGTGTCGTTGGTGGCTTGGGGTTTGGATTCTCATTCCTCGCCTTCTACTTTACATATGCTCTGTGCTTCTATGTTGGTGCCAAGTTTGTTCAGCAAGGAACGGCTACATTTCCTGAAGTGTTTAGG GTCTTTTTCGTATTAGTTTTAGCAACAAGTGGAATCTCACGAACAAGTGCAGTTGGTGCCGACAGCACCAAGGCTAATGATGCGGCTGCATCAGTCTTCGAAATTCTTGATCGTAAATCCAAGATCGATTACAGCAGTGAGGAAGGTGTGATTATCACAAATTTGAGGGGTGACATTGATTTCCAGAATGTGTGCTTCAAGTATCCGTCACGaccaaatgttcaaatcttCAAGGATCTATCATTGAGCATTCCTTCTGGAAAG ACTGTTGCACTAGTTGGGGAGAGTGGGAGTGGGAAGTCCACAGTGATTGCACTACTCGAAAGGTTCTATGACGCGGACTCCGGTAAGATCCTCTTCGACGATGTGGAACTTCATGCCCTAAAAGTTAGCTGGCTTAGGCAGCAAGTCGGGCTAGTTGCCCAAGAGCCAGTGCTGTTCAATGACACCATCCGTGCCAACATAGCTTATGGGAAGCAAGGGGAAGCATCTGAAGAGGAGAtcgttgctgctgctgaagcAGCCAATGCACATCAGTTCATCTCCGCATTGCCAGACGGGTACAACACCATTGTCGGGGAAAGAGGCATCCAATTGTCAGGTGGGCAGAAGCAGCGTGTTGCCATTGCGAGGGCCATCATAAAGGACCCCAAGGTGCTGCTGCTGGATGAGGCAACAAGCGCGCTAGACGCGGAGTCAGAGCGAGTGGTGCAGGAGGCTCTGGACCAGGTTATGGTCGGTAGAACGACCGTGGTGGTGGCACATCGTTTATCAACGATCAGAGGTGCAGACATCATAGCTGTACTGAAGAACGGGGCTGTAGCGGAGAAAGGCAAGCACGAAGAGTTGATGCGGATAAAGGGTGGAACCTACGCTTCGCTTGTTGAGCTAAGCTCTAGTTCTGCATGA